The window AAATTATCCCCAGTGCTAGATGCAACGTAAATCGAGTATTTATTCGCATATAAATTCCTCTTTAGGTGGAATAAATTTATAACCGATTCCTCGTAAATTGACAATAATTTGCGGTTTACGTGTATCATCGCCGAGCTTTTTTCGCAACTTTGATATATGGATCGTCACCGTTTTTTCCTCTCCAAATACATCATTTCCCCATACAAATTCATAGAGCTGCGTAGTAGTGTAAATACGATTAGGGTTTTTACAAAAGAAATGCAGTAACTCAAGCTCTTTTGCAGTACATTCGATGTGTTGATTGTTAACTGTTAATGTAGCAGACTCAGGGTTAAAAGTGAAATAGCTATAATCGAATCCAGTGTTATTCTTCAGCTTATTATCCTCATACATTTTTTGACGTCGAAGGATGACTTTAATTCTTGCAACAACTTCTAAAGGATTAAAAGGCTTTGTAATATAATCATCTCCACCAATACCTAATCCTGTTAGTTTATCGAAATCCGTAGAGCGCGCACTCACAAAAATAATAGGTGTATTCGTATATTTTCGTATTTCCGTACAGAGTTCAAAGCCACTGATATCTGGCAGCATAATATCGAGCAAAATAATATCGTATGTATTGTTTTTTACAAGCTGTAGAGTGTCTTTGCCCGTTGAAGCAGTTTCAATATTTATAAAGTTTTCTTTTCGGAGTGTAATTTCGAGTAATTTTAAAATACCGATTTCATCATCTACTACTAAGATTTTTGCAGACTCCATGTTCATTATCCCTCATTTCAACCTCATCATATCAAGTTCTTTTCTGTATTTCTTTACTTTAATGAAAATATTACGGTCATTTTCCATTGTGTTTACTTTGATTTTACTTTCGTTTATTAAGCTTAGTGTATCGCAACCAAAAAATAAAGATGGGGTGTAAAGTCAAATGGAAACAGTTATCCACATTCATCAATTAACTAAGGAATTCAAGGGGGTTGAAACGGTTTCAAGTGTCAATATGAACATTAACAGAGGAGAAATTTATGGATTTTTGGGCCCGAATGGTGCAGGGAAAACAACAATTATGAAGATGATATTAAACTTAGTAAAACCTTCTTCGGGTGAAATTAAAGTATTTGATCAACAGGTTCTTCCGACTTCGTATCAATATTTAAAGAATATAGGTAGCATTATCGAGTATCCGGAGTTTTATCAAAGACTGACAGCAAAGGAAAATTTACAACTTCACTGCGACTATATTGGTATTTATGAGAAAGAGGCTGTTAAAGAGGTATTAGAAATTGTTGGCCTTAAGGATGTAAGAAATAAAAAAATACATGAGTTTTCTTTAGGCATGAAGCAAAGATTAGGCATAGCGCGTGCAATTGTGACTAAACCGGAAATTCTTATATTGGATGAGCCAATTAACGGGCTGGATCCTATTGGCATTAAAGATATTCGCGAACTTCTTTTGCTTTTAAAAGAACAGCATGGCATCACGATTTTAATATCAAGTCATATCGTCTCAGAAATTGAATCGATTGCTGACACTATTGGCATTATCGATCATGGGAAATTGTTAAAAGAAGTGAGAATGGAGGAGGTCAGAGCTGAAAATATGGAGTACCTTGAAATTAAGGTAGACAATTTGAAAAAAACGACACAAGTACTGGAGAAGAAACTAGGGATTCAAAAATATGAAGTCGTGGATCAGCATTGCATTCGAATTTTTGCAACAGACATTTCCCAATCGCAAATTAATCAAGAATTAGTTCTAAATGGCATTGTGGTGAACGGAATTGAGAAACAACAACATAATTTAGAAGAGTACTTTTTAAAGCTTATTAATGGAGGTAATCGAGATGCTTAAGCTGCTGAGACTGGAATGGAAAAAGAATTGCCTATCAAGTTATTTTAAAGGGTTAGCAATGTGTACTATAGGAATTTTTGCTGCTGTTGCACTTATGGCATTAGGTTCTAAAAGTGAAGCTGAGCCAATGTTTCCGGATTACACAGAATTTATGTCGTTAACGAATATTTTAATTCGAATCGTATTTATCATTTTTTCGAGTGTGATTTTATCCCGTTTAGTCATCGATGAATATAAGGGGAATACCATTCAAACACTATTTACCTATCCAGTAAAAAGGAAAAAAATAATTCAAGCCAAATTAACCATTGTTTTTGGATTCTGTTTCTTGAGTATTATTAGTGCTAGTTTGATAATTAATTTGTTCATTTATTTGTTAAATCCAATGATGGGCTTATTCGAAAAACCTGTTGAAATACATGAAATGATCGCTACTGTACCATCCATTTTTATCGGTGCATTTATGATTGCTGGAGTGAGTTTAATTCCCTTGTATTTTGGCATGAGAAAAAAATCAACGGCAACGACAATTACTTCTGCTGTATTCATTGGATTTTTGATTAACGCAACCGTTTCTAATGGGGGAAGCCCTACAAGCTTATTTCAATTTATAGCTGTGCCAATCGTATTTTGCCTATTGGGTCTTATAGTAGGCTACCTTTCTTATTACAAAGTCGACAAAATTGATGTAATTTAAAATATCTATGGGAAATGAGGAGTAAAGTTGAAAAAAGCTATAATTGCTTTTTTATTAATGGGTGTAATTGGGGGAGTCGTATTCAGCCTCAAAGCAGTTGATGAAAAAAGCTATAAAAAAGAACAGTCCTTTGATGGTGATCAAATTGAAGAAGTAGAATTAAATAGTGAGTCTTGGAATATAGAATTAGAAAGTTCAGAATCTGAAAAAATGACAATTACGGTTGATGGTAAACAACAAAATAGCGAGAATAATCCAGTCTCCATTAACAAGGTAGGAAATAAAATTAAGGTACAACAGCAAGATTCAACAGGTGGGATTTTGGGAAACCTTAGCTTTGGCAAAAAGGGTACAATTCACATTTCTTTACCCAATAATGGAGTGAACATGATTACAGTGAATAATAGCTATGGGGATATAGAAATCAATAATATAGTAACAAAAGATATTATTATCACGAATGATTCTGGCTCTAAAAACATTAAAGGCCTTTCCTCAGATAAAGGTAAAATTACATCAAACGACGGAGAATTGAGTATAATGGACAGTTCATTGAATGATTTATCAATCGTTTCAACCAATGGTGATAGCTATATTACAAGAGTTACTAGTCCTAAGCTGGAAATTACTTCAACAAGCGGTGAGGTCCTAATGAAGGAGATGAAGGAAGGGGAATCACTATTTGTAGAAACTGGTTCAGGAGATATTACGGTATCTTATAAAGAAGCACCGTCATCATTAGTACTTACTGCTAACAGTGATTCAGCAGATGTAACAATTGATTTAGGCGGATATCGGGAA of the Lysinibacillus fusiformis genome contains:
- a CDS encoding ABC transporter ATP-binding protein; its protein translation is METVIHIHQLTKEFKGVETVSSVNMNINRGEIYGFLGPNGAGKTTIMKMILNLVKPSSGEIKVFDQQVLPTSYQYLKNIGSIIEYPEFYQRLTAKENLQLHCDYIGIYEKEAVKEVLEIVGLKDVRNKKIHEFSLGMKQRLGIARAIVTKPEILILDEPINGLDPIGIKDIRELLLLLKEQHGITILISSHIVSEIESIADTIGIIDHGKLLKEVRMEEVRAENMEYLEIKVDNLKKTTQVLEKKLGIQKYEVVDQHCIRIFATDISQSQINQELVLNGIVVNGIEKQQHNLEEYFLKLINGGNRDA
- a CDS encoding ABC transporter permease, encoding MLKLLRLEWKKNCLSSYFKGLAMCTIGIFAAVALMALGSKSEAEPMFPDYTEFMSLTNILIRIVFIIFSSVILSRLVIDEYKGNTIQTLFTYPVKRKKIIQAKLTIVFGFCFLSIISASLIINLFIYLLNPMMGLFEKPVEIHEMIATVPSIFIGAFMIAGVSLIPLYFGMRKKSTATTITSAVFIGFLINATVSNGGSPTSLFQFIAVPIVFCLLGLIVGYLSYYKVDKIDVI
- a CDS encoding response regulator transcription factor: MESAKILVVDDEIGILKLLEITLRKENFINIETASTGKDTLQLVKNNTYDIILLDIMLPDISGFELCTEIRKYTNTPIIFVSARSTDFDKLTGLGIGGDDYITKPFNPLEVVARIKVILRRQKMYEDNKLKNNTGFDYSYFTFNPESATLTVNNQHIECTAKELELLHFFCKNPNRIYTTTQLYEFVWGNDVFGEEKTVTIHISKLRKKLGDDTRKPQIIVNLRGIGYKFIPPKEEFICE
- a CDS encoding DUF4097 family beta strand repeat-containing protein, with the protein product MKKAIIAFLLMGVIGGVVFSLKAVDEKSYKKEQSFDGDQIEEVELNSESWNIELESSESEKMTITVDGKQQNSENNPVSINKVGNKIKVQQQDSTGGILGNLSFGKKGTIHISLPNNGVNMITVNNSYGDIEINNIVTKDIIITNDSGSKNIKGLSSDKGKITSNDGELSIMDSSLNDLSIVSTNGDSYITRVTSPKLEITSTSGEVLMKEMKEGESLFVETGSGDITVSYKEAPSSLVLTANSDSADVTIDLGGYREEKNTEKSHEGKIGDASNRLELVSREGVINVN